GGAGTGATCACGATGAACGAAAAAAAAGCTTGGGCCTTGAATGGCTTTCTCGGATTAGTGCTTGTGCTCGGACTGCTGGCCGCAGGTGCTGCGCTGCTCGTCCTTGATGTATCGCCGATAGCAGGAATATTGCTGGCAGGTGGCGCGATCACTCTCCTCACCGGCTTGACGATCGTACAGCCGAACCAAGCGATGGTCGTCACGTTCTTCGGCAGCTATTCGGGCACGCTGCGCAGCAGCGGCATGTGGCTGACGATCCCGTTCTCCACACGTAAGAACGTATCGCTGCGGGTGCGCAACTTCAACAGCGCCAAGCTGAAGGTCAATGACATCGAGGGCAACCCGATTGAGATCGCTGCCGTTATCGTATTCCGAGTTATCGACTCGGCGAAGGCGACATTCGACGTCGACAGCTACGAGCAGTTCGTCGAGATTCAGAGCGAGACCGCGCTGCGTCATGTTGCCAATAAGTATCCGTACGACACATTCGAGGCGGAGGGCTACTCGCTGCGCGGCAATTCGGACGAGGTGGCGACGGAGCTGGCGCGGGAGCTGCAGGACCGACTGTCGGTTGCAGGCGTTGAAGTGATGGAGGCGCGTCTCACCCACCTGGCCTACTCCACCGAGATCGCGAGCGCCATGCTCCAGCGACAGCAGGCTGCCGCCATCATTGCCGCTCGCTCCAAGATCGTGGAGGGCGCCGTCGGCATGGTGCAGCTGGCGATCGCACAGCTTCAACGCGACGGTATCATTGAGCTGGACGAGGAGCGCAAGGCTGCTATGATCAACAACCTGCTCGTCGCCATCGTATCCGACCGGGCTGCCTCGCCGGTTATCAATACAGGAAGCTTGTACTAGCAGACCGCCGTCATGCCTCCGAAAAAAAACTTCCCGCTCCGTCTCGACCCGAAGCTGTACGAGGTGCTAGAGCGTTGGGCGCAGGACGAATTTCGCAGCGTCAACAGCCACATCGAATATTTGCTTCGCGATGCGGCGCTGCGGGCAGGCCGGCTCCCTTCTGCGAGGCCGGCTCCTCCTTCCGACCCAGCCGGCGAGCAGGCGTTAGCACCGCCTAAGAAGGGTGCTAACGCCGGAGCGGAGCAGCCAGAGGAATAACAAGAAGCCCCTGAGTGATCGTCTGAGGCAGACGATCACTCGGGGGCTGTTCGCTTAGCTAACGTTCATGAACCGTTGAAGATCTGGGAATACTAGCCTTGCAAGGAAGCTCGGCTGTCGTATACAGAGACGTGTGCGGCTACTCCCTGTTAATCGTAACCGATTGCATCTCTTGACTCCACTCGACCTTAGCGTTCATACTCTCCGCGATGAAGCGAATCGGAACATACGTGCTGCCCTGCACCAGCACTGCGGCCTTCTCCAGCATGAACGGCTGACCGTTGACCGTCGCCTCCTTGCTGTCCAGCGTCAGTACCGCAACTGAGCCGCTGAGCGGTTCGGTAATGGTCACTTGACGTGCCGCAGCGTTCCACTCTAGCTCCGCATCCAGCTGCTCAGTGACGAAGCGCACAGGCACCATCACGGTACCGTTGTCGTTGTAAGGACCGTGGAAGAAATACTGGGACGATGAGGCCGGAGGTACCGGCAGCGTAATCTGCTTTCTCGTAATCTGCAATTGGTCCTTCAGCAGCGTGTACAGCTCGGATTGCGGGTCCAGCGATGTGACGAGCTTGCTCGAGCTGAGACGCCCGGACTTGTTCATCCATTCGATGACGCCGTTCTCCGTAGAGATCGTATCCATCGTCACTGGCTTGTTCACATCCCACAGCTTCGACTCGGAGGTGACCTTCAGCGCCTTCATGCCATTCGGCGCAGTCTTCGGCAGCGTGAGCAGCAGCTCCATCGCCGACATGCGTGTCTGATGCTCCGCATCGACGTACAGATCAAGCTTCAGTGACTGGTTATCGTCCAGCCACTGCTTATACGTCGCGCCCGATTGACCGATCGGCATCATGGCGAGCGTCTGGTCCAGATTCGCGACGAACGGTTCGATATTTTGCTTCGCATACATATACATGAATTCTACAGCCATCTTCTTATTGTTCAGAATGGTAAGGAAGGCATCGTTCTGGCCCTGAGACTGCGGGCTTGAGCCTCCAAGAGATTTCATCGTTTCCTTCAAGAGAGGCGCATAGAGGTCGTACAGGACGGCTAACAGCTCCTTCGTCCCTTGCTCATCCGCGATGGCGCTCAGTAAGAATTGCTTCACGAGCTTGACGAGCTCGCTGCCGTTCAGCTCCAGATGAACCTTGTTCAGCTGCAACGACTCGTTGTTGATCTGTACATTCGCTGGCTCTACCTTCAGAACGGAAGGGTTCGGGAAATGTCCGGTGATGAAGCTGCTGATCGTCGGTGTCGCTTCAACCGCTCGCTGGCTCAGCTGCTCCAGCTGCTCCTGCATCGCCTCGGTAAGCTGCGGAGCGTTCCCGCCCATGCCGGCAGCGTACGAACGAAGGACGATCGGCTTATCCGCGCCTTCAATCTCAAGGATGTAGCTCATATCCTGGATGACGAGCTTGAACGGAATGTTCGCTTTACCGTATGTAATCGAGCCCTTCATCGATGCGGACGTCTTCGATTGCATCTTCGCTTCTTCAATGTTCACCTTCATCGAGCTGAGCAGCGCGAGCAGCTCCTTCTGCTTCGGATCGGCTGCCTCATCCGCGATCAGCTCGATCGATACAGCGGAGGAGCCGACGTAAGAGTTGATCTGATGAGAGCTAGACATTACCTTTGCGATATCGACGCCGCCTACAGGCTGGCAGCCTGCGGCCAGCAGCGAAATAGAGGCAAGCGTAAGACCAAGCTTCGACTTCCATTGCTTCTTCAACATGAACATCCTCCTCAATCGTATTCGGTTGTGCATCTACCTATACGCTGATTCGAGCGAAATGTTTCAATATACTTCCATATGATTCAAATTCAAGTGTAGAGATCCCTATTTCTCGCGATGTGCAGAACGGAGACGACCCGATCGATGGTGAAAAACAAGGAGTCCGTGAGCGGCACCCCGGCATGGGGACGATGGCGTCGTCTTCTTCGTGTTCCGCGGCGCATGTGGGCAACCATTGGCGTCATGTGCCGCGCATCGCTGCAAGTGCTCACCTCCGCCGTTCAGTCGGTGCAGCAGCCTGAAGCTGAGCAGCCTACTGCTCGTGCAGCTATGCTCGAGCTGAAGCAAGCGTCTGTACAGACGCTTCGCGCACGCTGCAGCTGGAGGCTTGGACTATCGACGGAGGCAGTATCGACAGTTCACACCGCCCCTGTGGCGCTTACGGGCGAGGAGCGGCAATGGGTGGAGCGGATCCGGCTCGAGCGAGACCGCTGCAACCGCAACAATGTGACGCGAACGGCAGCCTACCTGCGCCTATACCAGAAGCGACCTGAGCTGCATTGGGCGTTCCTTGCCCATATGGTGTCGCGCAACGGCGGCTGGTCGATGACCGACCTGCGCGGCGAGCTCGTGCCGTTCCTGCTCGATGAGGATCAGCGCAGGTGGGTGTTCAGCTTTCTGGAGCGTGCGAATGCGCTTATTTTCCGAGATGCGTATCCCCAGCTGCTGCTGTACGACGCGAGCAAGGTGTGCGGACGGCCGCTCTTCCACCTGCTCCCGCTGTTCGGCGTGTCCCGCTTCATGCTGCCGGTGTGGGAGCTGTTCTGGCTCGAGCAGCAATCCGCGCTGTTGACCGTCGGTCTAATTACGAACGAGCAGCACTATATCGAGGAGCGCGTCGTTCGCAATCCCGCGTATTTGCACAACGTTATCGATACGCTGTTCTTCCAGGCACAGTCGCTGCTGCAGCTGAATCAGGTGCTGTTTCCGTATGCAGACCAGGACGGCGGATTGAAGCTGGCAGGGGTCACCGTCGATCACTTCAGCAGCGTCCATGCTCGCATCGAGGTGGGTAAAAAGCTGTACGCCATCCTGTTCGGCCTGCCTGAGGTGTACGAGGGTGCACGACGCTTCGCCTTCGCCCATCGACATACCGGCTCGAGAGCCGACATGCTGCCTCAGCTGTTCAGCGCTGTTCGTCAGGACGCCCCTCCCACGAGAGGTCAGCTAGAGGAGAAGCTGGACAGCATGGATGAGCTGCGGCTGAAGCCTGGCAAGGGGCGACTGTACAGTCCGTCGCTTGCCGACGTTTGGGCCGATCGCCCTGTGGCGACGCCGGAGGGCAGCGATTGGTTCCGCGACCTGAGCGTGCTCGATCGGATGTGCAGTATCGAGGTGCCGACCTCCTTCGAGATGACGACCGAATATGGCCGCAGTCTCAAAAAAATCGAGCTGGCTGTCCTGGCGAACGGCCTGCTCGATTAATTGGAGTTTCATTCAGTTGGGAGTGCGACTGCAGCAGTCCTCTAGCCTTCGCCTCGGTGCGCCTTGCGCTGCAGTCGAGCAAGCAATGGCTTCACCAGCTTGCGCAGCGGCCCGGGCAGCTGCTCCAGATCTTGGACGGCGATCGTCTTCGTAACGAGCAGCAGCAATGAAAAGAGAATGCCGACGACCGAGCATAGCACGATCGCCTGCAGTGCTGCATTCAGCCACATGCCTGCGAACGGAGTCACGTACGCGTTAAGCGCGAGCTCGAGAGCGACGCCTGCTGCGGTCGTTACGATCGTTGCAATGGACAGGCCTAGCCACTGTCTGAGGCTGAGCACGGTGAACGTCACCTCGCGTCGCAGCACGGTCAAGTTCATCACGGTCATGACGATGAAGCAGAGCGCCGTCGCGGCAACGATGCCATAGATGCCGGCAACGTCCGCCAGCCACCAGCTTGCGACCAGCTTCACGGCGATGCCTGCGACAACGCCGAGCACGAGCGGCTTCATCCGCCCCATCCCCATGAGCACAGCCCCAGACGTCTGCATCACAGTTTGGAAAATGGCCGTCACGGTCAAGCATGCAATGACCGGACCGGCATACGTGTCCACGATTGGCGAGCCGTCCGAATTGCCGAATATGAAGGCGTTCAGCGGCCGTGCTGCCAGCGCAATGACGAGCACGAGCGGCAGACCCGACAGCAGCGACAGACGCAGCACCTTCGACGTCTGCTGGGCCACCTGCTTCGCATCGCCCTGCGAGTGCGCCGCGGAGATGATCGGCACGATCGACTGACTCAGCGCAATCGCGAGAATAATCGGGATACCAGCAAGCGATTGCGCCCTTCCGGTCAAAATGCCGAGCAGCTCCTTAGCCCCGTTCTCGCCGAGGCTATCCATCAGAAGCAATGTTACGATCGAGGAATCGATCGTGTAAATGAGCGTGACCGTCATCGAGAAGATGACGATCGGCACGGACAGCTTGAACAGCTGTCCGTAGATGGCGCGCAGCGTCAGCCCGCCCGCCGGCTCCGTGCGGGCGGCCTGCGCCGCCGAGCCCTGGGGCGCCCCCGCTATTGGGGGCGCCGTTGGCGAGGCTTCCGCGAGCGGCTGGGCGGCCGCCGCGTTAGCTGCTGCGGGCGGTGCGGCCATCGCCGCCCGCTCACGCTTGTCGCTGCGGCGAAGGCGCAGCGCGTAGTACAGCATCACGGCCAATGCCGCGATGCTGCCGGTTACGCCGCCGAACGAGGCCCCGGCCACGGCGGCGTCCAAGCTGTAATCGAGCAGCAAGTACGCGAGCGCCACGGACGTGGCGACTCTGGCGATTTGCTCGATAATTTGCGAGATGCCGTTGGGCATCATCATCCGACGGCCCTGGAAATATCCGCGCATAATAGCGATGAGCGGGAACAGCAACAGCGCTGGCGCTATAGCCCGAATGGGCATCGTCGCCTGCGGATTCAGAATCATGTCGGCATAATAAGGCGCGCCGACGTACAGGATCGCGGTCATGCCCACGCCCGCCACGACCGCAAACCATACAGCCGCCGTATAGATGCGGTCGGCTTCCTCATGTCGGCCGAGCGAGACGCGCTCGGCGATCATTTTGCTCAGCGCGCTCGGAATGCCTGCCGTCGCTACGACGAGCAGCACAGAGTACAGATTGAATGCAATTCCGAAAGCAGCCATCCCGATGTCCCCGAGCAAATAAACGAGCGGAATACGCTGCACGACACCAAGCGCACGGGCGACTAACGCAGCCAGCGTCAATATCAATGTACCCTTGACCAGCGAATCCTTGGTGGCTGTAGCTTCTTTAGCCAATGTGAACTCCTCCCCCTGAAATAACAGCTCCGATGTTATATCGGAGCTGTTATGGCAAGCCTCAGACTAAACAATCCAAATGATGAACAAGACGATCATGAGCAGCTGCAGCACAACCTTGACGATCAATCCGGAGAAGAAGCCGACAAGCGCCCCTATGCCCGCCCGCATCGACTGACGCATGTCTGCTCCAGTCATCAGCTCCCCGACGACAGCGCCAAGGAACGGACCGGCGATGAGGCCGACCACGGGAATGACGAACGGTCCGACGAGCAGACCGATGGTGCTCCCGATGACCGATGCTCGGGTGCCGCCGAATTTGCGGACGCCGAGCGCACTGACGAGATAGTCGGCAATCATCAGCACCGCGACGATCGTCGTCTGAATGAGCCAGAACCAGACGCCGAACGGCTCGAAGCCGATCATAAACCCGTATACAAAGAACGCCCCGTAGATGGCGAGCGCTCCAGGCAGGACAGGGTACACCGCCCCTGCCATACCAATGGTGAACAATATAATGATGATGGACCAAGCGGCTATAACCACCTGACACCCTCCTTAGCTGATTACGAATTCCAATTGCATGAGTATTTCAATTTCGACTGACTGTGCAGGCGTATTACTCTTCCTACGACAACGCATACTTCCGAATGATGTGAGCGACGCCGTCTTCCTCATTCGTCAGCGTCACGACGTCGGCGAACGACTTCACCTCATCCTGCGCATTGCCCATCGCGACGCCTAGGCCGGCCTCACGAATCATCGTTTCGTCATTCAGACTGTCGCCCATCGCGATTACCTGAGACATGTCGATGCCGAGCAACTCGCATACACGATGAAGACCGCTCGCCTTGCTGACACCCTTCGGATTCATCTCAATGTTGCACGGATGCGAGTTCGTAATCGCATAGCGGCCTGTCGCCTCCAGCTGCTCCCGAAGGGAGGCGAGCTTCTTCGCATCCTCCGTATAATAGCCGAGCTTCATCCAGACGAGCGCCTCCTCGTCCTTAATCTCGTGCCAGTTGTCGCGGTTAAATACCCCTTCGGTGCTGTAAGCCCAGTACCACGGCTCATCGTCCAGCACCAGCTGCCGCATCGAGCGAATGTCCTCTACGTCCATCCGATGGCGCTCCAGCAGCTCGCCCGGAGCCTTCCACACCTCGCTGCCGTTCACCGTCACGAGCGGTGACGTCAGTCCGAGCTCCTCCGCGTAAGGAAGTGCGCTATGAATGCCGCGACCTGTCGCGAACATTACGGTAATGCCAGCGGCAACTGCGTCTTGAATGGCGGCTCTGTTCGCATCCGAGACGGTCTTCTCCTCTGTTAGCAGTGTACCATCCATATCCAGTGCGATTAAGCGATACGGCTTCATCGTCCCACTCCCCTTCCTTTTTCGGACCCGGTCTGATTCTAGTAAAACGTAATGTACGCTACGCCTTAAGCTTACCGTGCAAAGGCAAGCGACGGCTTCACTTCTTCCTTCATATAAGTCGCATGCCATAGCGCGAACATATAGACAGTCCACAGATGACGGGCATAATCGCCCTTGCCGCTTCGATGCGCCTCAAGCAGACGATGTACCGTATCCATGCGGATGTAAGCATCAATACCGCTGCCCTCGATCTGCTCGACGATGGAGGTTCCTCTTGCGCCCTTCATCCAGTCACGCATCGGAACCGGGAAGCCGAGCTTCGGACGGTTCAGAATGAAGTCCGGAATAATGCCTTCCATCGCCTTGCGGAACACGTACTTCGTCGTTCCCTCTGCGATCCGGTGCTGAACTGGAATGCGTCGCGCCACCTCATACAGCTCGACGTCGAGGAACGGTACGCGCAGCTCCAGCGAATGGGCCATCGTCATTTTGTCCGCCTTCATGAGAATATCGCCCGGCAGCCACAGATTCATGTCGATGTACTGCATGCGCGATACCGGATCGAGGTGCTTGCTCCGGTCGTAGAACGTCTTCGCGACCTCAAGCGGGTTGCGGTACGACCTCAACAGCTCACGGTCTGCATGAACGAGCTCAGCCTTCAGATCCTCGCTGAAAATTCTCGCATTGCCTAAGAACCGCTCCTCGAGCGGCGTCGTGCCGCGCAACACATAATTGCGCCCCTTGAAGCCGGACGGCAGCACGCGAGCCAGCGCCCGCAGCAGCTGCTTGACGCCGTGTGGCAGCCGCTCAATCGGAGCGAGCGACTGCGGCTCGCGGTAGATGCGATAGCCGCCGAACAGCTCGTCGGCACCCTCGCCCGACAGCACGACCGTTACGTGCTCACGTGCAAGCTGCGCAACATGGTACAAGGCGATCGCCGACGGGTCAGCGACCGGCTCATCCTGGTGCCAGGCCGCCTTTTGTAACGTAGCGAAATAATCGTCCTCGGTAATGACCTTGTCATAATGCTCAGATCCGATCGCCTGCGCCGTCTGACGGGCAATAATCGTCTCGTTGTTCGCGCCCTCGAAGCCGACAGAGAACGTCCGAATCGGCTCGATCTGACGCATCATGGAAGCTATCGCTGTTGAGTCAATACCGCTAGATAGGAAGCAGCCCCGCTCTACATCGCTTTGCATATGATGAATAACGGAGTCCTTCAGCGTCGAGCGAATTTGCTCGATGCAGTCTTCAAGCTTCTGCTCCTTCGGCTCGAGCATCGGGTCCCAATATTTGCGGATCGACATCTCCCCGTCGTATGTAATCGTCACGCTATGGCCCGGCGGCAGCTTGCGGATGCCGCGCAGCATCGTATCCGGCTCCGGCACGTACTGGAACGTTAAGTAATTGAGCAAGCTTTCCTGATGCAGCGAACGCTCGACGCCAGCGGCGAGAATGCTCTTCATCTCCGAGCCGAACAGGAACTTGGACCCGTCATTATAATAGTAGAAAGGCTTAATGCCGAAGTGATCGCGGGCGCCGAACAGCTTCTTGCGCTTACGGTCCCAGATGACGAAGCCGAACATGCCGCGCAGCTGCTCGACACATGCCTCGCCGTACTCCTCATACAGATGAACGATAACTTCCGTATCGGTATGCGTCTTGAACACGTGTCCCTTGCTCTGCAGTGAATTACGTAAGTATTTATAATTATAAATCTCGCCGTTGAATGCGATCCAAACGGAATCGTCCTCGTTGGCGAGAGGCTGATGCCCTTCCTTCAGGTCGATGATGGACAAGCGGCGGAAGCCAAGCCCAATTCGATTGTCCGTCCAAAATCCGAAGTCGTCCGGTCCCCGATGCTCGATGCAATCGGTCATGCTCTTCAGCAGCTCTCCAGACGGCTCGCGATCGTTAAAATACATGACACCGGTTATTCCGCACATAGCCGTATATCCCCCTTATGCCGCATATTCTTCGTGCACGCGACTAGTAGTCCGATACAACAGTATAGCATAAGGATAACGTTTACAGGAAATGACGGTTGTAGAAGTGTTCCATGTCGATTTCATCTCGTATCTGGCTCAATCTTGTGCTTGAGCAAGCTCCTCTACAGTGATAGACTTGAAAGTAACTATAACCGACATCTGAGAGATTACGATGACGCTCGCGCGGCGTCGAAGCCTGATAGATCAGATAGGAGTGTGTAACTCGATGAATGAAGATTGGATTACCCAATTGCGCGATGTGCTAAGGGACGACTTCCGACACATTGTTCGTGAGGAGCTTGCCCCGATTACGCAGGAGGTCGCTGCACTCAAGCAGCAGGTCGACGGCATGCGTACCGAGCTTACCTCTGTCAAGCAGCAGGTCGACGGGATGCGTACCGAGCTTACTTCCGTCAAGCAGCAGGTCGACGGGATTCAGCTAGACCTAGCTTCCTTCAAGGAGCAGGTCGGCGCTGAATTCGCTGCGGTCAGACAGCAGCTCGACCGCATTGAGCTCCATCAGAACGATGATGTGCTTGGCATGCTCTCACATGTCCAGACGAAGCTGGAGCTGTGCGCAACGAAGGAAGAAGTCAGCGCACTGGCGCGCATTCAGGGTGAGCAGCAGCTGAGAATCGAATTGCTAAGGAAAGCACAGTAAAGCAGTCGATTTTCAGTGGCTTAACGGTACAAATGAGAAGAGCGAAAAAGCGACAGTCCAGGACACGTCATTGTTCCTGTCTGTCGCTTTTTTCAATAAACAGCTATGCCCGTACGGCTTCTACATTATGAGCGTTCCAGCACATGAACAAGCATACGGTGAACGACCTCGTGATCACGTGGATCGTGCAGGCGGTAATCTTCGCCTGGTAACGTGTACCATTCCTCAGCTCCGACATATGTAATCTTTAAGCTAAGGCTTCCGTCACACTCGCATGTCGTGCGAAGCTCGAGCTGCCCGCTGATTACGCCGACCTCAACGGTCATTACACCATGAGTTGCGGTGAAGATGGACGACTTCTGTTCCATTAAAGTAACTTCCTTCCCTATCGACGATTAATACAAGCCTAGTAGGAGCAACTGTTCAGCATGCTCTGCAGTGCAGTCTTCTCGGACGACTGCAGGGACAGTCCCCAGCGGTACTTGGTATTGATCCACCACTTCGCATATGCACACTTCGCGCCAGCGCGCGGCGGCTGCCATGTGGAAGGATCTTGGTCACCCTTGGAGCGGTTCACGCTGGCTGTTACGGCGATCAGCTGCGGGCCGCTAAGGTCGTTCGCGAACTGCTGGCGCTTCGTCGTCGTCCAGCTGCTGGCGCCTGAACGCCAAGCCTCGGCTAGCGGGACAACGTGATCGATGTCAATATCAGATGGCGAGTACACGGTTACACCGTCGTAATAGCTGTACCACTTGCCAGACGTGACCGGGCAGCTGCCGCTGTAGTAGTCGGCATCCCGCTTCAGCACGACCTGGCGCGTGTCACAGCCGCCGCTCTGACTGCTCCAGTGCGGGAACTTCTCACGCGAGTAGCCGGACATGGAGCCCTCAGCCTTCACTGTCAGCGAGTTCAGCTGGGATTGAGCGGCGGACTTGGACGGTGTCCCCGGAGGAAATGCCGATACCGTCGGCACGCCATACTGCAGCGCAGCAGACACGGTCAAAACCAGCGCGAATACGAACAACATCGATTTTTTCAACACAGAAATGCCTCCTAAAAATAAAGAATGAATAAAAAATGGAACAGTCCTCTAGTTGAAATGATAGTACACGGATGAATTTCTCTACAAGTTAATAATAGGTAAAGGAAAGCTTCGAGCCGATAACATAGGCAAAAAAAGCACCCCTTGCGGCAGGATGCAAAATCCTGCATGCACGGAATGCTTCAGAAAAGCTTGCTCATAATTAAACTTAAAAACGGATGCTACGCCGTCATTTCCTTCGCCTGCTTGCGATGCTTCAGCTTGCGCCACACGATGCCGTGTGAAGGCGAGAACAGGAAAGCCAGTATGAACAGTACGCCTGCAACGGTAATCATGCAGCCCGCAATCGATGCGTCCAGCAGAACGGATACGCCGTAGCCGATGATCGCGCTGGCAACACCGACGAGCATGCTGTATACGATCATCAGACTGAGCTTCTCGGTGAGCAGGTAAGCGGTCGCTGCCGGTACAACGAGCATGCCGACAACGAGAATGGCGCCTACGCTCTCGAACGACGCAACCGTCGTTACCGACACCAGACCCATCAGCAAGTAGTGGAACAGCGCCACCGGGATGCCGACCGCAGCGGCCATCGCCGGGTCGAAGGCGCATAGCTTGAACTGCTTGTAGAACAGTCCAATCAAGAGCAGACTCACTCCGAACGCAAGGCCCAGCGCCCAGACAGCCTTCGGCCCTATATCTATGCCGAACGCCTCAATCGTCTCCCACGGCACGGCGATAATTTCTCCATACAGCACACAATCGAGGTCAAGATCAATCTGCCTTGTGTACAAGCTGACCAGCAATACACCTAAGGCGAACAGCGCAGTGAACACGACTCCGATTGAGGCATCGGACTGCACCCCGTTCTGATGGAACCACTGAATAAGAAAGACGGTAATAAGTCCAAGCACAGACGCCCCAAGCATCATGAACAGCGAATCGCGCGAGCCGCTGAGCAGGAAGGCGATGACGATGCCGGGAAGGACGGAGTGGCTGATTGCGTCACCGATCATGGCCATTCTGCGCAAAACTAGAAAACAGCCGAGCAAGCTACAGGAGCACGCAACGAGAGACGCTGTAAGCAGTATCCAAAAATCGTTCATAGTCCGCCTCCCTCCCTCGATTGCTGCGCATTCGCTCTGACGCCGGACCGCTGCGGCTGCTGCTCCAGCTCCCGAATGACGGTACGCTTCACGGACAGCTGCTCCAGCAGCTTCGCTGCCAAGCCGCGGCGAGGTGCGAACAGCACCGAGAGGATGAACAACGCGGTTGCAGCCAATACGCTAAGCGGTCCGGTCGGCAAATTGCTGCCCATCCCGCTGACGAACGTCCCGATAAATCCACTCAGTGCGCCGAACAGGCCGGACAGCACCACCATCACGCCGAGTCGGTCGGTCCAATAGCGGGCCGATACGGCAGGCGTAATGAGCAGCGCCGACATCAACACGACGCCGACGGCCTGAATACCGACGACAACCGCTACGACGATGAGAAACATCATGAGCTGATCCAGCACGCCGACTGGCAGACCGATGCCCTTGGCAAAGCCGGGGTCGAAGCTGAGCAGCTTGAACTCCTTGAACAGCAGGCTGCAGGTGACAACGAGCAGCACAGCGACGATCGCCATCGTCACAACGTCTGCATACACCATGGACGCGGCTTGACCGAACAGAAACTTATCGAGACCGCTCTGGTTGCCTGCACCGCTATGCTGA
Above is a genomic segment from Paenibacillus sp. YYML68 containing:
- a CDS encoding SPFH domain-containing protein gives rise to the protein MNEKKAWALNGFLGLVLVLGLLAAGAALLVLDVSPIAGILLAGGAITLLTGLTIVQPNQAMVVTFFGSYSGTLRSSGMWLTIPFSTRKNVSLRVRNFNSAKLKVNDIEGNPIEIAAVIVFRVIDSAKATFDVDSYEQFVEIQSETALRHVANKYPYDTFEAEGYSLRGNSDEVATELARELQDRLSVAGVEVMEARLTHLAYSTEIASAMLQRQQAAAIIAARSKIVEGAVGMVQLAIAQLQRDGIIELDEERKAAMINNLLVAIVSDRAASPVINTGSLY
- a CDS encoding copper amine oxidase N-terminal domain-containing protein, which codes for MLKKQWKSKLGLTLASISLLAAGCQPVGGVDIAKVMSSSHQINSYVGSSAVSIELIADEAADPKQKELLALLSSMKVNIEEAKMQSKTSASMKGSITYGKANIPFKLVIQDMSYILEIEGADKPIVLRSYAAGMGGNAPQLTEAMQEQLEQLSQRAVEATPTISSFITGHFPNPSVLKVEPANVQINNESLQLNKVHLELNGSELVKLVKQFLLSAIADEQGTKELLAVLYDLYAPLLKETMKSLGGSSPQSQGQNDAFLTILNNKKMAVEFMYMYAKQNIEPFVANLDQTLAMMPIGQSGATYKQWLDDNQSLKLDLYVDAEHQTRMSAMELLLTLPKTAPNGMKALKVTSESKLWDVNKPVTMDTISTENGVIEWMNKSGRLSSSKLVTSLDPQSELYTLLKDQLQITRKQITLPVPPASSSQYFFHGPYNDNGTVMVPVRFVTEQLDAELEWNAAARQVTITEPLSGSVAVLTLDSKEATVNGQPFMLEKAAVLVQGSTYVPIRFIAESMNAKVEWSQEMQSVTINRE
- a CDS encoding DUF2515 domain-containing protein, with the protein product MVKNKESVSGTPAWGRWRRLLRVPRRMWATIGVMCRASLQVLTSAVQSVQQPEAEQPTARAAMLELKQASVQTLRARCSWRLGLSTEAVSTVHTAPVALTGEERQWVERIRLERDRCNRNNVTRTAAYLRLYQKRPELHWAFLAHMVSRNGGWSMTDLRGELVPFLLDEDQRRWVFSFLERANALIFRDAYPQLLLYDASKVCGRPLFHLLPLFGVSRFMLPVWELFWLEQQSALLTVGLITNEQHYIEERVVRNPAYLHNVIDTLFFQAQSLLQLNQVLFPYADQDGGLKLAGVTVDHFSSVHARIEVGKKLYAILFGLPEVYEGARRFAFAHRHTGSRADMLPQLFSAVRQDAPPTRGQLEEKLDSMDELRLKPGKGRLYSPSLADVWADRPVATPEGSDWFRDLSVLDRMCSIEVPTSFEMTTEYGRSLKKIELAVLANGLLD
- a CDS encoding polysaccharide biosynthesis protein, whose amino-acid sequence is MAKEATATKDSLVKGTLILTLAALVARALGVVQRIPLVYLLGDIGMAAFGIAFNLYSVLLVVATAGIPSALSKMIAERVSLGRHEEADRIYTAAVWFAVVAGVGMTAILYVGAPYYADMILNPQATMPIRAIAPALLLFPLIAIMRGYFQGRRMMMPNGISQIIEQIARVATSVALAYLLLDYSLDAAVAGASFGGVTGSIAALAVMLYYALRLRRSDKRERAAMAAPPAAANAAAAQPLAEASPTAPPIAGAPQGSAAQAARTEPAGGLTLRAIYGQLFKLSVPIVIFSMTVTLIYTIDSSIVTLLLMDSLGENGAKELLGILTGRAQSLAGIPIILAIALSQSIVPIISAAHSQGDAKQVAQQTSKVLRLSLLSGLPLVLVIALAARPLNAFIFGNSDGSPIVDTYAGPVIACLTVTAIFQTVMQTSGAVLMGMGRMKPLVLGVVAGIAVKLVASWWLADVAGIYGIVAATALCFIVMTVMNLTVLRREVTFTVLSLRQWLGLSIATIVTTAAGVALELALNAYVTPFAGMWLNAALQAIVLCSVVGILFSLLLLVTKTIAVQDLEQLPGPLRKLVKPLLARLQRKAHRGEG
- a CDS encoding DUF456 domain-containing protein, which translates into the protein MVIAAWSIIIILFTIGMAGAVYPVLPGALAIYGAFFVYGFMIGFEPFGVWFWLIQTTIVAVLMIADYLVSALGVRKFGGTRASVIGSTIGLLVGPFVIPVVGLIAGPFLGAVVGELMTGADMRQSMRAGIGALVGFFSGLIVKVVLQLLMIVLFIIWIV
- a CDS encoding Cof-type HAD-IIB family hydrolase; this translates as MKPYRLIALDMDGTLLTEEKTVSDANRAAIQDAVAAGITVMFATGRGIHSALPYAEELGLTSPLVTVNGSEVWKAPGELLERHRMDVEDIRSMRQLVLDDEPWYWAYSTEGVFNRDNWHEIKDEEALVWMKLGYYTEDAKKLASLREQLEATGRYAITNSHPCNIEMNPKGVSKASGLHRVCELLGIDMSQVIAMGDSLNDETMIREAGLGVAMGNAQDEVKSFADVVTLTNEEDGVAHIIRKYALS